A portion of the Deinococcus humi genome contains these proteins:
- a CDS encoding GNAT family N-acetyltransferase, translating into MFRVHFRPITSHHLAECLALEFDEPQRAFVAPNVLSRAQAYLNSALRPFGVYDDGSLGFEAPVTPMAGFVMLQVTAGVGFVLRLMIDRRFQGRRLARVTVREAVRRLRPDPEVGVIATSHRHENQAVGSC; encoded by the coding sequence ATGTTTCGCGTTCATTTTCGCCCGATCACGTCCCATCACCTGGCCGAGTGTCTGGCGCTGGAATTCGACGAGCCGCAACGCGCTTTCGTCGCCCCGAACGTCCTTTCGCGCGCGCAGGCTTACCTCAACTCGGCCCTGCGCCCTTTCGGCGTGTACGACGACGGCAGTCTCGGTTTTGAGGCGCCCGTCACGCCCATGGCCGGTTTCGTGATGCTGCAGGTCACTGCCGGTGTGGGCTTCGTGCTGCGCTTGATGATCGACCGCCGCTTTCAAGGCCGAAGACTCGCGCGAGTGACGGTGCGCGAAGCCGTTCGCCGATTGCGGCCCGACCCGGAGGTGGGGGTCATCGCGACCAGTCATCGGCACGAGAATCAAGCCGTGGGCAGCTGTTGA
- the ribD gene encoding bifunctional diaminohydroxyphosphoribosylaminopyrimidine deaminase/5-amino-6-(5-phosphoribosylamino)uracil reductase RibD, with product MYTVNAPPDRVVAVLSADERWMTLALDLAPRGLGRTAPNPPVSCVIVQGDEVVGQGFHPRAGEPHAEVFAPHGAGAHARGATAYVTLEPCSHHGRTPPCTDALIASGVCRVVVSTLNPNPRVAGRGVQALRDAAIDVSVGILEAGATRQQAGFRSVIVRGRPWVVAKYAMTLDGKVAAVGEGNGKVSDAAARERAMVWRNELDAVAVGSGTLNMDDPALTTRGVPGGRYARAVVFDRQARSNPQAQAWRPGSVLVTAPDAAVSAFEASGITVVRAETPQSALTQLGHLGLSSMLLEGGPGLLSTLLDAGLVDEVRTFISPKLLGGGLSPLTSPDRRMNEAQELRDVTVETLGQDVLVTGLLSDIPRL from the coding sequence ATGTATACAGTGAATGCGCCGCCCGATAGGGTGGTAGCGGTCCTGTCCGCCGACGAGCGCTGGATGACGCTCGCGCTGGACCTGGCCCCCAGAGGCCTCGGGCGAACCGCCCCCAATCCCCCTGTGAGCTGCGTGATTGTTCAGGGCGATGAGGTGGTGGGACAAGGCTTTCATCCCAGGGCCGGCGAACCGCACGCGGAAGTGTTCGCCCCGCACGGGGCAGGAGCGCACGCGCGCGGCGCCACCGCCTACGTCACCCTGGAACCGTGCAGTCATCACGGGCGCACCCCGCCCTGCACGGACGCTCTGATCGCGTCGGGGGTCTGCCGGGTGGTGGTCTCCACCCTCAATCCGAACCCCAGGGTGGCCGGGCGCGGTGTGCAGGCGCTCCGCGACGCTGCGATCGACGTAAGCGTGGGGATCCTAGAAGCCGGGGCGACGCGTCAACAGGCGGGCTTCCGCAGCGTGATCGTCCGGGGCCGCCCGTGGGTGGTGGCCAAGTACGCGATGACCCTCGACGGCAAGGTGGCGGCAGTGGGCGAGGGCAACGGCAAGGTGAGCGACGCGGCGGCGCGGGAGCGGGCCATGGTCTGGCGCAACGAGCTGGACGCCGTGGCGGTCGGCAGCGGCACTCTCAACATGGACGACCCAGCCCTCACCACCCGTGGCGTCCCAGGGGGCCGCTACGCACGCGCTGTCGTGTTTGATCGCCAGGCCCGGTCCAACCCCCAGGCCCAGGCCTGGCGTCCGGGCAGCGTCCTCGTGACGGCTCCAGACGCCGCCGTGTCCGCCTTCGAGGCCTCAGGCATCACCGTCGTACGCGCCGAAACGCCCCAGAGCGCCTTGACCCAACTGGGACACCTGGGGCTCTCCAGCATGCTGCTGGAGGGCGGCCCTGGCCTGCTGAGCACCTTGCTGGACGCCGGGCTGGTGGACGAGGTGCGGACGTTTATCTCCCCGAAATTGCTGGGCGGTGGCCTGTCGCCGCTTACGTCGCCGGACCGCCGCATGAATGAAGCTCAAGAGCTGCGCGACGTGACCGTCGAGACGCTGGGCCAGGACGTCCTGGTGACGGGCCTGCTGAGCGACATTCCGCGCCTCTGA